In Vagococcus hydrophili, one DNA window encodes the following:
- a CDS encoding LacI family DNA-binding transcriptional regulator produces MSVTIKDVAKEVGVAPSTVSRTLKDHPSISQETKEKVRKAMDKLGYVPNVSAQNLANKYVDTIGIILPVIGSKERKSNPFYLEIITAMNEEASKQKVTISVASAPTQEELLANVELMYRQKRVDGFILLYVEEDDMVLDYLVKNKVPFTMIGQPYKYFNETSCVDNDNQLLGYTATKHLLDKGHTKIVFTTNNQKENFFKERFFGYQKCLMEENLEMYQAMPLIEPESYLAFDKFLKEEKPTACIAIDDMFALRLIQMINLSGYKVPDDISVISFNNSVFTTLLHPYITSIDVNATQLGKTAVEEFLTQLKEPTELKKRVIIPHMLIENETVMKIK; encoded by the coding sequence ATGAGTGTAACGATTAAAGATGTTGCGAAAGAAGTTGGTGTGGCACCTTCAACTGTTTCAAGAACTTTAAAAGATCATCCAAGTATTTCTCAAGAAACAAAAGAAAAAGTTCGTAAGGCCATGGATAAGCTAGGTTATGTGCCGAATGTTTCAGCACAAAATTTAGCCAATAAGTATGTGGATACCATCGGAATTATTTTACCTGTGATTGGTTCAAAAGAAAGAAAGAGTAATCCCTTCTATCTAGAAATTATAACAGCGATGAACGAAGAAGCCAGTAAACAAAAAGTGACGATTTCGGTTGCTTCAGCCCCAACGCAAGAAGAGTTGTTAGCCAATGTGGAACTCATGTACCGTCAAAAACGAGTGGATGGTTTTATCTTACTTTACGTAGAAGAAGACGACATGGTTCTTGATTATCTCGTTAAAAACAAAGTGCCATTCACTATGATTGGTCAACCTTACAAATACTTTAATGAAACAAGTTGTGTGGATAATGATAACCAGTTGCTAGGATATACAGCCACGAAGCATTTACTTGATAAAGGACATACAAAAATTGTCTTCACAACCAACAATCAAAAAGAAAACTTCTTTAAAGAGCGCTTCTTTGGTTATCAAAAATGCTTAATGGAAGAAAATTTAGAGATGTATCAAGCGATGCCTTTAATTGAGCCAGAAAGTTATTTAGCCTTTGACAAATTTTTAAAGGAAGAAAAACCAACAGCATGTATCGCCATTGATGACATGTTTGCTTTAAGATTAATTCAAATGATCAACTTATCAGGTTACAAAGTGCCTGATGATATTTCAGTGATTAGTTTTAATAATTCAGTTTTCACTACATTGTTACATCCTTATATCACGTCGATTGATGTAAATGCGACCCAATTAGGAAAAACAGCTGTGGAAGAATTCTTAACTCAGTTGAAAGAACCCACAGAATTGAAAAAAAGAGTGATTATTCCTCATATGTTGATTGAGAATGAAACGGTGATGAAGATAAAGTAG
- a CDS encoding endonuclease/exonuclease/phosphatase family protein — MKVISLNTHSWIEENPLEKLVQIGDFILKEGAEIIALQEVNQRISAEAINPDEFYCSYEGAEVEIKADNFAKLLVDYLKEKGQTFYWGWTCSHIGYDIYDEGSAILSKYPFEAESLLVSPTKDRTDYHTRRILLAHLNQEKLTVGSCHYSWYSEDPDEGFIYEWNQLLENTQKVTHQVLLLGDFNAPAHLEGEGYSLVSQTFSDVYHLAKEKKGEFTVESNIDGWADNKERLRIDFGFVKQQVEVASYEVIFNGVTGPVVSDHFGILLDMKL, encoded by the coding sequence ATGAAAGTTATTAGTTTAAACACCCATAGTTGGATTGAAGAAAATCCTTTAGAGAAATTAGTTCAAATAGGGGATTTTATTTTAAAGGAAGGAGCAGAAATCATTGCTCTTCAAGAAGTGAATCAAAGAATTTCAGCTGAAGCGATTAACCCAGATGAATTTTATTGTTCATATGAAGGAGCAGAAGTTGAGATTAAAGCAGATAATTTTGCTAAATTGTTAGTTGATTATCTAAAAGAGAAGGGGCAAACTTTTTATTGGGGTTGGACATGTAGCCATATTGGTTATGATATTTATGATGAAGGTTCTGCTATCCTATCAAAATATCCTTTTGAAGCAGAGAGCTTGCTTGTTTCTCCTACAAAAGATAGAACAGATTATCATACCCGCCGAATTTTACTCGCTCATTTAAATCAAGAAAAGTTAACTGTAGGAAGTTGCCATTATTCATGGTATTCAGAAGATCCTGACGAAGGTTTTATCTATGAATGGAATCAACTATTAGAAAATACGCAAAAAGTGACTCATCAAGTTTTGTTATTAGGTGATTTTAATGCACCTGCTCATCTCGAAGGAGAAGGCTATTCTTTAGTTAGTCAAACATTCTCAGATGTTTACCATTTAGCTAAAGAGAAAAAGGGCGAGTTTACAGTAGAAAGTAACATTGATGGTTGGGCAGATAATAAAGAGCGATTACGAATTGATTTTGGATTTGTTAAGCAACAGGTCGAAGTAGCGTCTTATGAAGTTATTTTTAATGGTGTAACAGGACCTGTTGTGAGTGATCACTTTGGTATTTTATTAGACATGAAACTGTAA
- a CDS encoding PTS transporter subunit IIBC, which yields MKKLLSFEFWQKFGKALMVVIAVMPAAGLMISIGKSIPLINPDMGMLVTTGGVVENIGWAIIGNLHLLFALAIGGSWAKDKAGGAFAAGISFVLINRITGSIFGVTSDMLSNPDAYTHTLFGTKIMVKGFFTSVLEAPALNMGVFVGIIAGFVGAMAFNKYYNYRKLPDALSFFNGKRFVPFVVILWSVLVSFALAIIWPFIQSGINNFGLWIATSQDTAPILAPFLYGTLERLLLPFGLHHMLTIPINYTQLGGTYEILSGAQAGTMVYGQDPLWLAWATDLLNLKQSGDMSQYNHVLTSFTPARFKVGQMIGSSGILMGMAYAMYKNVDADKKPQYKSMYFSAALAVFLTGVTEPLEFMFMFVAMPLYGVYAVIQGLAFAMADIINLRIHSFGNIELLTRLPISIKAGLGMDIVNFVICTVVFGVGTYFLANFLIKKFNFGTPGRNGNYEVDMATDTAAPSTDASGISQQVIDVINLLGGKENIDDVDACMTRLRVSVNDRGLVGSEEAWKKCGAMGLIIKDNGVQAVYGPKADILKSDIQDALDANIEIPKSNFDNAAKEEVVTETSALNKTVELLAVAEGEVISIEEVQDEVFSQKMMGDGFGVIPTSGEVVSPVAAKVMTVFPSKHAIGLVTEDGLEILVHMGLDTVEMENSAFDVVVKEGDTLAAGELLAKADWDAVKKAGKGTTIVVIFTNSDKLQSLTLDQVGQQTKASVVGKVSL from the coding sequence ATGAAAAAATTATTAAGTTTTGAGTTTTGGCAAAAATTTGGTAAAGCCTTAATGGTTGTTATCGCAGTTATGCCAGCAGCAGGATTAATGATTAGTATTGGTAAATCCATTCCACTAATCAATCCAGATATGGGCATGTTAGTTACGACAGGTGGTGTTGTTGAAAACATCGGTTGGGCAATTATTGGAAATCTTCATTTACTATTTGCATTAGCCATCGGTGGTAGCTGGGCGAAAGATAAAGCAGGTGGTGCATTTGCCGCTGGTATCTCTTTTGTTTTAATTAACCGTATTACAGGATCAATTTTTGGTGTAACAAGCGACATGTTAAGTAATCCTGACGCTTACACACATACTTTATTTGGTACTAAAATCATGGTTAAAGGTTTCTTTACAAGTGTTTTAGAAGCACCAGCCTTAAACATGGGTGTTTTTGTTGGTATTATTGCCGGTTTTGTTGGGGCAATGGCTTTCAACAAATATTACAACTATCGTAAATTACCAGATGCGTTATCATTCTTTAATGGTAAACGTTTTGTCCCATTTGTTGTTATCCTTTGGTCAGTTCTAGTGTCATTCGCATTAGCAATCATTTGGCCATTTATCCAATCAGGAATTAACAACTTTGGTTTATGGATTGCAACAAGTCAAGACACAGCACCAATCTTAGCACCATTCCTATACGGAACATTAGAGCGTTTATTATTACCATTTGGTTTACACCATATGTTAACAATTCCTATTAACTACACACAACTTGGTGGTACTTATGAAATTCTTTCAGGTGCACAAGCTGGGACAATGGTTTACGGTCAAGATCCATTATGGTTAGCATGGGCAACGGACTTATTAAACTTGAAACAATCAGGTGACATGAGCCAATATAACCATGTTTTAACAAGCTTCACACCAGCACGTTTCAAAGTTGGTCAAATGATTGGTTCTTCAGGTATTTTAATGGGGATGGCGTATGCAATGTATAAAAACGTTGACGCTGACAAAAAACCTCAATATAAATCAATGTATTTCTCAGCAGCACTTGCAGTATTCTTAACAGGGGTAACAGAACCTCTAGAATTTATGTTCATGTTTGTCGCAATGCCTTTATACGGTGTTTATGCTGTAATTCAAGGGTTAGCATTTGCTATGGCAGATATTATTAACTTACGTATTCACTCATTCGGTAACATTGAGTTATTAACAAGATTACCAATTTCAATTAAAGCTGGACTAGGTATGGATATTGTTAACTTTGTGATTTGTACGGTTGTCTTTGGAGTAGGTACTTACTTCTTAGCTAACTTCTTAATCAAGAAATTTAACTTTGGAACACCAGGACGTAATGGAAACTATGAAGTAGATATGGCAACTGATACTGCAGCACCAAGTACAGATGCTTCAGGCATTAGCCAACAAGTCATTGATGTCATCAACCTTTTAGGTGGTAAAGAAAATATCGATGATGTGGATGCTTGTATGACGCGTTTACGTGTTTCAGTCAATGACCGTGGTTTAGTTGGTAGTGAAGAAGCATGGAAAAAATGTGGTGCAATGGGCTTAATCATTAAAGATAATGGTGTTCAAGCAGTTTATGGACCTAAAGCGGATATCTTAAAATCAGATATTCAAGATGCATTAGATGCCAATATCGAAATTCCAAAATCAAACTTCGATAATGCAGCAAAAGAAGAAGTTGTAACAGAAACAAGTGCGTTAAACAAAACAGTTGAATTATTAGCTGTTGCTGAAGGTGAAGTTATTTCAATTGAAGAAGTTCAAGATGAAGTATTCTCACAAAAAATGATGGGTGACGGATTTGGTGTTATCCCAACAAGTGGTGAAGTCGTTTCACCAGTAGCAGCAAAAGTTATGACAGTATTCCCTTCAAAACATGCCATTGGTTTAGTCACAGAAGATGGCTTAGAAATCTTAGTTCACATGGGCTTAGACACAGTTGAGATGGAAAACTCAGCCTTTGATGTGGTTGTCAAAGAAGGCGACACATTAGCAGCAGGTGAATTATTAGCAAAAGCTGATTGGGATGCCGTTAAAAAAGCAGGCAAAGGCACAACAATTGTGGTAATATTTACCAATAGCGATAAATTACAATCATTAACATTAGACCAAGTCGGACAACAAACAAAAGCTAGTGTGGTTGGAAAAGTTAGTTTGTAA
- a CDS encoding glycoside hydrolase family 65 protein, producing the protein MEHLKRLFDIDPWKLATNELHNTDIRLQESLTSTGNGYMGMRGNFEEGFSGDNHQGTYIAGVWYPDKTRVGWWKNGYPEYFGKVINAINFIAMDLYINDTKVDLATQTVSDFYQELDMEHGVLSRHFTIETNDMKVKFSFERFLSITTKELGVVSLKAEVLEGNGTIKVVSKLDNNVHNEDSNYEEMFWEERQVSENVVTARTVPNNFGIEQFTITALMENTATGTHTSEKETAAFLATESFTFEVKSGDVVSLDKKVVITTSRDIEEAKQLTAAQTIMTEVNASSIEELKQAHATAWEKRWELADVVIEGDDEAQQGIRFNLFQLFSTYYGEDDRLNIGPKGFTGEKYGGATYWDTEAYAVPLYLALADPSVTKNLLKYRHNQLPQAQHNARQQGLKGALYPMVTFTGVECHNEWEITFEEIHRNGAIAYAVYNYTNYTGDTEYIKNEGLEVLSEIARFWADRIHYSKRNKQYMMHGVTGPNEYENNVNNNWYTNYIAVWVLKYTLENYKKYQAETTVKLTDEEISHWEDIIANMYFPKDDELGVYVQHDTFLDKELMPVSDLAATDVPLNQNWSWDHILRSCFIKQADVLQGIYFFNDEFTMEEKRKNFEFYEPMTVHESSLSPCIHSILAAELGMEEKAVEMYQRTARLDLDNYNNDTDDGLHITSMTGSWLGIVQGFAQMKTYNEKLSFAPFLPEKWSKYAFHINYRGRLLHVLIDTDVTITLLSGDALDIEVYGDVHHVEGTMTTPVKK; encoded by the coding sequence GTGGAACATTTAAAAAGATTATTCGATATCGATCCATGGAAATTAGCAACGAATGAATTACACAACACTGACATTCGCTTACAAGAATCATTAACAAGTACTGGTAATGGTTATATGGGAATGCGCGGGAACTTTGAAGAAGGATTTAGCGGTGACAACCATCAAGGAACTTATATTGCAGGAGTTTGGTATCCAGACAAAACGCGTGTAGGTTGGTGGAAAAATGGTTACCCAGAATATTTTGGTAAAGTAATCAATGCCATTAACTTCATCGCAATGGACTTATACATCAACGACACAAAAGTTGACTTAGCGACACAAACTGTTTCAGACTTCTACCAAGAATTAGATATGGAACACGGTGTTTTATCTCGTCACTTCACAATTGAAACAAATGACATGAAAGTTAAGTTCTCTTTTGAGCGTTTCTTAAGTATCACGACGAAAGAATTAGGTGTGGTTTCACTTAAAGCTGAAGTTTTAGAAGGAAATGGAACAATCAAAGTTGTCTCAAAATTAGATAATAACGTTCATAACGAAGATAGCAACTACGAAGAAATGTTCTGGGAAGAACGTCAAGTTTCTGAAAATGTAGTGACTGCTCGTACTGTACCAAATAACTTTGGTATTGAGCAATTCACTATTACTGCTTTAATGGAAAACACTGCAACTGGTACTCACACAAGTGAAAAAGAAACAGCTGCCTTCTTAGCAACTGAAAGCTTCACTTTTGAGGTTAAATCTGGTGACGTGGTTTCTCTAGATAAAAAAGTAGTCATTACAACAAGTCGTGACATCGAAGAAGCGAAACAATTAACAGCTGCTCAAACTATCATGACGGAAGTTAACGCCTCTTCTATTGAAGAATTAAAACAAGCTCATGCTACTGCATGGGAAAAACGTTGGGAATTAGCTGATGTGGTTATCGAAGGTGATGACGAAGCACAACAAGGAATTCGTTTTAACTTATTCCAATTATTCTCTACTTATTACGGTGAAGATGATCGCTTAAACATTGGACCAAAAGGCTTCACTGGTGAAAAATACGGCGGTGCTACTTATTGGGATACTGAAGCTTACGCCGTTCCTTTATACTTAGCTTTAGCTGATCCAAGTGTGACTAAAAACTTATTAAAATACCGTCACAACCAATTACCACAAGCACAACACAATGCCCGCCAACAAGGTCTTAAAGGTGCATTATACCCAATGGTTACTTTCACTGGTGTGGAGTGTCACAACGAGTGGGAAATTACTTTTGAAGAAATTCACCGTAATGGCGCGATTGCTTATGCTGTTTATAACTATACAAACTACACAGGCGATACCGAATATATTAAAAATGAAGGTTTAGAAGTGCTTTCTGAAATCGCTCGTTTCTGGGCTGATCGTATTCACTATTCTAAACGTAACAAACAATACATGATGCACGGTGTGACTGGTCCTAACGAATATGAAAACAACGTTAACAACAACTGGTACACTAACTACATCGCTGTTTGGGTTCTTAAATACACATTAGAAAACTACAAAAAATACCAAGCTGAAACAACTGTTAAATTAACTGATGAAGAAATCAGCCACTGGGAAGATATCATTGCGAACATGTACTTCCCTAAAGATGATGAATTAGGTGTTTACGTTCAACATGATACTTTCTTAGATAAAGAATTAATGCCAGTTTCTGATTTAGCAGCAACTGATGTGCCTTTAAACCAAAACTGGTCATGGGATCACATCTTACGTTCATGCTTCATCAAACAAGCGGATGTTCTTCAAGGAATTTACTTCTTTAACGATGAGTTCACTATGGAAGAAAAACGTAAAAACTTTGAATTCTATGAACCAATGACAGTACATGAATCATCACTTTCTCCATGTATTCACTCGATCTTAGCTGCTGAATTAGGCATGGAAGAAAAAGCAGTTGAAATGTATCAACGTACAGCCCGACTAGACCTTGATAACTACAACAATGATACTGATGACGGATTACATATCACTTCAATGACAGGTAGCTGGTTAGGAATCGTTCAAGGATTCGCTCAAATGAAGACTTACAACGAAAAATTAAGCTTTGCCCCATTCTTACCTGAAAAATGGAGTAAATATGCTTTCCACATTAACTACCGCGGACGTTTACTACATGTCTTAATTGATACTGATGTAACCATTACTTTATTAAGTGGCGATGCTCTTGATATTGAAGTTTATGGTGACGTTCATCACGTTGAAGGAACAATGACTACCCCAGTCAAAAAATAA
- the pgmB gene encoding beta-phosphoglucomutase: MFKGVLFDLDGVITDTAEYHFLAWKKLADDLGISIDREFNEKLKGVSREDSLTLILEHGNKAGEISAEKFAELAKVKNDNYVEMIQAISPKDIYPGILELLEELKAADIKIALASASKNGPLLLDKMEISHFFDAIVDPGSVAAGKPAPDIFVAAAEAVNVSIKEAVGIEDSQAGITAIKASGSLPVGVGSPKDLGDDIAIVPDTSKLSLAYLETVWNGK, from the coding sequence ATGTTTAAAGGTGTTTTATTTGATTTAGATGGTGTTATTACTGATACAGCTGAGTACCATTTCTTAGCTTGGAAAAAATTAGCGGATGATTTAGGAATTTCAATTGACCGTGAGTTCAATGAAAAATTAAAAGGTGTATCTCGTGAAGATTCATTAACTTTAATTTTAGAACACGGCAATAAAGCTGGAGAAATCAGTGCTGAAAAATTTGCTGAATTAGCTAAAGTTAAAAATGACAACTATGTTGAAATGATTCAAGCTATTTCACCTAAAGATATCTACCCTGGTATTTTAGAATTATTAGAAGAATTAAAAGCTGCGGACATTAAGATTGCTTTAGCTTCTGCAAGTAAAAACGGTCCTCTTTTATTAGATAAAATGGAAATCAGTCACTTCTTCGACGCAATTGTTGATCCAGGATCAGTTGCTGCTGGAAAACCAGCTCCAGATATCTTTGTTGCTGCTGCTGAAGCAGTGAATGTTTCAATTAAAGAAGCTGTTGGGATTGAAGATTCTCAAGCTGGAATTACAGCCATTAAAGCAAGTGGTTCTCTTCCAGTCGGTGTGGGCTCACCTAAAGACTTAGGAGACGATATTGCGATTGTTCCAGATACAAGTAAACTTTCTTTAGCTTATTTAGAAACTGTTTGGAACGGTAAATAA
- a CDS encoding aldose epimerase family protein, with product MSHQIKIDEKTGIAYITLINGDLSATFLNFGARWHNFLTPDKDGNKENILLSLDTPESILADNAQFGALVGPVAGRIKNAEWNGVTLEKNFHEAHHIHGGSHGWWCQFWDYEMMSDTKVAFTLVDTASGFPGPITVVNTYELTSTAVVMTTKVTSESQTIVNPTNHVYFNLSGNAKRDITSHDLLVKSNGILETDSINLPTGKILTVDNTGYDFRKTTSLADNLAKLSAGIDDAFILESSHPQICLTETKSGRKLNISSNREAAVIFSTTGFNDDFKVNGQSMHSEIGIAIETQELPDIVNHPEWGSIELNPGHTKVFKTVYEIE from the coding sequence ATGTCTCATCAAATTAAGATCGATGAAAAAACAGGAATTGCTTATATTACCTTAATAAATGGTGATTTATCTGCAACTTTCTTAAACTTTGGTGCAAGATGGCATAACTTTTTAACCCCTGATAAAGATGGCAACAAAGAAAATATCTTACTTTCTTTAGATACACCAGAAAGTATTTTAGCTGACAACGCTCAATTTGGTGCTTTAGTGGGACCCGTTGCTGGTCGTATCAAAAATGCAGAGTGGAACGGTGTTACTTTAGAAAAAAACTTTCATGAAGCTCACCATATTCATGGCGGTAGTCATGGTTGGTGGTGTCAATTTTGGGACTACGAGATGATGAGTGACACAAAAGTTGCGTTTACTTTAGTTGATACTGCTTCAGGTTTCCCAGGTCCAATAACGGTTGTTAATACTTATGAATTAACATCAACAGCCGTTGTCATGACTACAAAGGTGACTTCAGAAAGTCAAACAATTGTGAATCCGACCAATCATGTTTACTTTAACCTTTCAGGTAATGCTAAACGAGATATTACAAGTCATGATTTACTCGTTAAAAGTAATGGGATTCTTGAAACAGATAGCATCAACTTACCCACAGGAAAAATCTTAACTGTTGATAACACAGGCTATGATTTTAGAAAAACAACCTCTTTAGCTGATAATTTAGCTAAATTATCAGCTGGAATTGATGATGCTTTCATTTTAGAATCAAGTCATCCACAGATTTGTTTAACTGAAACAAAAAGTGGTCGTAAATTAAACATCTCTTCTAACCGAGAAGCAGCCGTTATCTTCTCCACAACTGGATTTAACGATGACTTTAAAGTGAACGGACAAAGCATGCATTCTGAAATCGGGATTGCCATCGAAACCCAAGAATTACCTGATATCGTCAACCACCCAGAATGGGGTTCGATTGAATTAAACCCAGGACATACTAAAGTGTTTAAGACTGTGTATGAAATAGAGTGA
- a CDS encoding helix-turn-helix domain-containing protein produces MTLGKQLKKSRIEKHLSQIDVSHHLNISRQSISKWETDRTFPSLENLLRLSILYDISPNNLIRYYKVAQSKNKEA; encoded by the coding sequence ATGACTTTAGGAAAACAATTGAAAAAAAGTAGGATTGAGAAACATCTCTCTCAAATTGATGTTTCTCATCATTTAAATATTTCTAGACAGTCTATTTCTAAATGGGAAACTGATAGAACTTTTCCAAGTCTTGAAAATTTATTACGCTTAAGTATCCTTTATGATATTTCACCAAATAATTTAATTAGATATTATAAAGTGGCTCAATCAAAAAATAAGGAAGCATGA
- a CDS encoding ROK family protein, which produces MGLVVFDIGGSAVKHGFWQDETLSEQAQFKTPETLKEMKEQMLEVIEAHKNKSVTGVGISSPGAVNVKERRIDGISAVPYLHHCPIFDELESYFALPVTIENDANCAGISEIELGAGKNATNAVFIVLGTGVGGSIFINRQIYKGSHLFGGELGLLVNDQETTLSSIGTIVKVANKYKELTGKEVNGKDIFELVENKDELAMKLLDDMYWVIAHALYNVQVSIDPELVIIGGGVSAREELPIEIGRRLQELLEKHLVREIMPEIKRCHYLNDANLVGAAMNFINLNK; this is translated from the coding sequence ATGGGATTAGTCGTTTTTGATATTGGTGGCTCAGCAGTCAAACATGGTTTTTGGCAAGACGAAACCTTGTCAGAACAAGCTCAATTTAAAACACCAGAAACACTAAAAGAGATGAAGGAACAAATGCTTGAAGTCATTGAAGCCCATAAGAATAAAAGTGTTACAGGTGTAGGAATCAGCTCTCCTGGTGCGGTAAATGTCAAAGAACGTCGAATTGACGGAATCAGTGCGGTACCCTATTTACATCATTGCCCCATTTTTGATGAGTTAGAAAGTTATTTTGCCTTACCAGTGACGATTGAAAATGATGCGAACTGTGCAGGGATTTCTGAGATTGAACTAGGTGCGGGGAAAAATGCAACCAATGCGGTGTTCATCGTTCTTGGTACAGGTGTAGGCGGTTCGATTTTTATTAACCGTCAAATCTATAAAGGGTCTCATTTATTTGGTGGCGAACTTGGTTTACTTGTTAATGATCAAGAGACAACCTTAAGTAGTATCGGAACCATTGTAAAAGTGGCTAACAAATACAAGGAATTAACTGGGAAAGAAGTTAATGGGAAAGATATTTTTGAGTTAGTTGAGAACAAAGATGAACTAGCAATGAAGCTTTTAGATGACATGTACTGGGTAATTGCTCATGCGTTATACAATGTGCAAGTTTCGATAGATCCAGAATTAGTGATTATTGGTGGGGGTGTGTCAGCAAGAGAAGAACTACCCATTGAAATTGGTCGTAGACTTCAAGAATTGTTAGAAAAACATCTCGTTCGAGAAATCATGCCAGAGATTAAGAGATGTCATTATTTAAATGATGCTAATTTAGTTGGGGCAGCTATGAATTTTATTAATTTGAATAAATAA
- a CDS encoding glycoside hydrolase family 1 protein: MIKFPDNFLWGSAASAPQTEGHALLNGKSHTTWDKWIELNPEKFNAGQGPKDTSNVYELYEDDIKRMVEIGMNSYRTSISWARLLPDGKTLNKEAVAFYRDYFEKMNQAGIKPIINLFHFDMPWWLMEKGGWETRESVDAFAFYAKTAFEEFGDLVDEWATFNEPLVHIECGYLYGFHYPAIVDFKKAIQVGYHTLMAHFLAVKAYRETKQTGRIGIILNVTPTYARSEETMDQKAKQNADVLIIKSFLDPCVLGTIPAELVDLVNEHELTPVTEAGDKEIIKEYPVDFIGINYYQPMRVQAAENPRTPAVTTSDLFAHYDWPEKRMNPYRGWEIYPEALYDVSLMMKNDYNNIPWYVSENGMGVAEEERFMNDNGMIEDDYRIEFMEDHLEQLHKGIEAGSNCFGYHTWTFVDCWSWLNGYRNRYGFYRVDLDNNFERSLKKSGLWYKELSQNNGFEIGER; this comes from the coding sequence ATGATAAAATTTCCAGATAACTTTTTGTGGGGTTCAGCAGCATCTGCACCTCAAACAGAAGGGCACGCACTATTAAACGGTAAAAGTCACACAACATGGGATAAGTGGATTGAACTAAATCCAGAAAAATTCAACGCAGGTCAAGGACCAAAAGACACATCTAATGTGTATGAATTATATGAAGATGACATCAAACGTATGGTGGAGATTGGCATGAACTCATACCGCACTTCTATTTCTTGGGCGCGTTTACTGCCGGATGGCAAAACATTAAACAAAGAAGCGGTTGCTTTTTACCGTGATTATTTTGAAAAAATGAATCAAGCAGGAATTAAACCAATTATCAATTTATTCCATTTTGATATGCCTTGGTGGTTAATGGAAAAAGGTGGTTGGGAAACTCGGGAATCAGTAGATGCCTTTGCTTTTTATGCTAAGACCGCCTTTGAAGAATTCGGTGATTTAGTGGATGAATGGGCAACTTTCAACGAACCTTTAGTTCATATTGAATGCGGTTACCTATACGGGTTCCACTACCCAGCGATTGTTGATTTTAAAAAAGCAATTCAAGTAGGTTATCATACCTTAATGGCTCATTTCTTGGCTGTTAAAGCATATCGTGAAACAAAACAAACAGGACGTATCGGGATTATTTTAAATGTCACGCCAACTTACGCTAGAAGTGAAGAAACTATGGATCAAAAAGCCAAACAAAATGCAGACGTATTAATTATCAAAAGTTTCTTAGATCCATGTGTTTTAGGAACTATTCCGGCTGAATTAGTTGATTTAGTGAATGAACACGAATTAACACCTGTCACTGAAGCAGGTGATAAAGAGATTATTAAAGAGTATCCAGTTGATTTTATTGGGATTAATTACTACCAACCAATGCGTGTCCAAGCAGCAGAAAACCCACGCACACCAGCTGTGACGACGAGTGACTTGTTTGCCCATTACGACTGGCCAGAAAAACGCATGAATCCATATCGTGGTTGGGAAATTTATCCAGAAGCATTATACGATGTTTCTTTAATGATGAAAAATGATTACAATAATATTCCGTGGTATGTCTCTGAAAACGGTATGGGTGTGGCTGAGGAAGAACGCTTTATGAATGACAATGGCATGATTGAAGATGATTACCGCATTGAATTTATGGAAGATCATTTGGAGCAGTTACATAAAGGGATTGAAGCAGGCAGTAATTGTTTTGGTTACCATACTTGGACTTTCGTGGATTGTTGGTCATGGTTAAATGGCTACCGTAACAGATATGGTTTCTACCGTGTAGATTTAGATAATAATTTTGAGCGTTCACTTAAGAAAAGTGGTTTATGGTATAAAGAGTTAAGTCAAAATAATGGCTTTGAAATAGGAGAAAGATAA